A single Paraburkholderia sp. FT54 DNA region contains:
- a CDS encoding polysaccharide biosynthesis tyrosine autokinase, whose protein sequence is MRAHVGELAVVTGIVIALAIGWLFIATPLYSADVMLRVDPPEPNALGIALQNQEAVVPATPSTAAEITVMQSRSVLQPVIDRYGFDVAVTPRTVPLLGAIAGQFATPGELSRPWLGLDTFAWGGEQLRIGSITVPQNLEEETLQLTALADGRYELRGPSGEHLLSGTVGKPASAAGISMTVDRLVARPGTRFEVIRWNSLEAVARFAHQVRIIGKGKDTGIIVISYMNESPALAAEVANALARQYIAAAVAARQRDDTRTLEFINGELPRLRNELKRTEEALNAFRKSSQSLQPTSEAQAYLQGGIDLQRQIATVQLQRTQLLQRFRPDSEWVRNTDMQLAQLNAAKATFDTRFSNMSTSERNNLDLARDARVSEAIYLAMVNKAEQLTVRRASTTAGVNIVDSALTPHRPVKPDRLLVISAGAGIGLFVGAFLVFIRRHVMTGVTDPRYVEHAMGVPVIGEVLFSAQQARLDREISAATSRAGIVPGSRAAKLPSGHGGPSPDTAAGLTRLAQDMPRVLAARFPKDVTVEALRDVRTTLNLGLAHVPGNVVMCTGPTPAAGKSFVAANLAVLQAEIGSRVLLIDADMRRGRLAYFFGQLNRGGLSDVLTGDTEPADVIRSVGVPGLSFLSCGTYPDNPAELLMKRRFKEMLARLGEEYDLVIIDTPPFLSVTDASIVASEAGATVLVLRSGLQTENEISETLKKLERAEAHLFGAIFNAMPVRSSNRAYHYAMGYKTLELAEEAGETQGA, encoded by the coding sequence ATGCGCGCGCACGTAGGGGAACTGGCGGTGGTTACCGGTATTGTGATCGCGCTCGCCATCGGCTGGCTGTTCATTGCCACGCCGCTTTATTCCGCCGATGTAATGCTGCGCGTCGATCCGCCGGAGCCGAATGCGCTCGGCATCGCGCTTCAGAATCAGGAGGCCGTCGTGCCCGCCACGCCCTCCACCGCCGCGGAAATCACGGTGATGCAGAGCCGCTCGGTGCTGCAGCCCGTGATCGACCGCTATGGGTTCGACGTCGCGGTCACGCCACGCACCGTCCCGCTCCTGGGTGCGATTGCCGGGCAATTCGCGACACCCGGCGAGCTGTCGCGTCCGTGGCTGGGACTCGACACGTTCGCGTGGGGCGGAGAGCAGCTCAGGATCGGTTCGATCACGGTGCCGCAGAATCTTGAAGAAGAGACGCTGCAACTCACCGCGCTCGCCGACGGCCGCTACGAACTGCGGGGCCCGTCGGGAGAACACCTTCTGAGCGGCACGGTGGGCAAGCCCGCATCGGCGGCGGGTATTTCGATGACCGTGGACAGACTGGTTGCGCGCCCCGGAACCCGATTCGAGGTGATCCGCTGGAATTCGCTCGAAGCTGTCGCCCGCTTCGCGCATCAAGTCAGAATCATCGGCAAGGGCAAGGACACGGGCATCATCGTCATCTCGTACATGAACGAGAGCCCGGCACTCGCGGCCGAGGTGGCGAACGCACTCGCGCGGCAGTACATTGCAGCGGCGGTCGCGGCCCGCCAGCGCGACGACACGCGGACGCTCGAGTTCATCAACGGGGAACTGCCGCGCCTGCGCAACGAGCTTAAGCGCACGGAAGAAGCGCTCAATGCATTCCGCAAGTCGTCGCAGTCGCTGCAGCCGACTTCCGAAGCCCAGGCTTATCTGCAAGGCGGCATCGATCTGCAGCGGCAGATCGCCACGGTCCAGCTACAGCGAACGCAACTGTTGCAGCGTTTCCGGCCCGATAGCGAGTGGGTGCGCAACACGGACATGCAACTGGCCCAGCTGAACGCGGCAAAGGCCACATTCGATACCCGCTTCAGCAACATGTCGACGTCCGAGCGCAACAACCTGGATCTCGCCCGCGATGCGCGCGTCTCGGAGGCGATCTACCTGGCGATGGTCAACAAGGCCGAGCAGCTGACGGTGCGCCGCGCGAGCACGACCGCCGGCGTGAATATCGTCGACAGCGCGCTCACGCCGCACCGGCCGGTGAAGCCGGATCGCCTGCTGGTGATATCGGCTGGCGCGGGCATCGGCCTGTTCGTGGGCGCGTTCCTTGTGTTCATTCGCCGCCATGTGATGACGGGCGTGACGGATCCACGCTATGTCGAACACGCCATGGGCGTGCCGGTGATCGGCGAAGTGCTCTTCAGCGCGCAACAGGCGCGGCTCGACCGGGAGATCTCGGCGGCGACCAGCCGCGCAGGGATCGTGCCGGGCAGCCGGGCGGCGAAGTTGCCGTCCGGGCACGGGGGGCCGTCGCCGGACACGGCAGCGGGCCTCACGCGGCTTGCCCAGGACATGCCGCGCGTGCTGGCCGCCCGGTTTCCCAAAGACGTCACCGTCGAAGCGCTACGCGATGTGCGAACCACGCTCAATCTCGGGCTCGCGCATGTGCCGGGCAACGTCGTGATGTGCACGGGGCCGACGCCGGCAGCCGGCAAGAGCTTCGTGGCGGCGAACCTCGCCGTTCTTCAGGCCGAAATCGGCTCGCGCGTGCTGCTGATCGATGCCGACATGCGGCGCGGCCGTCTTGCGTACTTCTTCGGCCAGCTCAATCGGGGTGGCCTGTCTGACGTCCTCACCGGCGACACGGAGCCGGCCGATGTGATTCGCAGCGTCGGCGTGCCCGGCCTGTCGTTCCTGTCCTGCGGCACGTATCCGGATAATCCCGCCGAGTTGCTGATGAAGCGCCGCTTCAAGGAGATGCTGGCGCGCCTGGGCGAGGAGTACGACCTGGTGATCATCGACACGCCGCCGTTTCTCTCGGTGACGGACGCTTCCATCGTTGCCAGTGAAGCCGGGGCAACGGTTCTCGTGCTCCGCTCCGGTCTGCAGACGGAAAATGAAATCAGTGAAACGCTCAAGAAGCTGGAGCGGGCCGAGGCACACCTGTTCGGTGCGATCTTCAACGCCATGCCGGTGCGCTCCAGCAATCGCGCCTACCACTATGCGATGGGCTACAAAACGCTGGAACTCGCCGAGGAGGCCGGCGAAACGCAAGGGGCCTGA